TTCCGTAGTCCGCCACCAGCAGACCGAATCGGCCCGCCCCCATCCCTCCGACCACGCCCAGCGCCCCGGCTATCGCGCCGGTCGTGGCGTACAGGCTGATCAGGAAGACCGACAGGACATACGAGAGGAGACCGGCGCAGACCCCTGCAGCCAGCACCGGCCGCCACCTCAGCGGCGTTCCCGGCGGCCATTCGGAAACCCTCTTCAGGAAGCGAGGGTGAATATCCGTACAACCTCCCGATGCTCGTCGTGACGCCTGCTCGCTCCAGAAGATGATGTCAGAGAAAGCGAACGCGCCACAACCCGGCTCCCGAGCAAATCATACCTCAGGGCGGCACATCTCCACCATCCGGACGACGGCCGGCACCCGGGGATGTGAGAGGGTGTTGCTGGCGCCGTTTCGCGCCGGACCGTCGAGATGCCGGCGGGCTCCTCCCCTCCGGCCCGCCGGCTCCCGCAGGGGTCACTCCTTGCGATAGGGTTTCCCGATCGCCGCCGGGGCCACCGCCCGGCCGCCGAAGCCCGCGAGCACGACGATCGTCAGCACGTAGGGGATCATCTGCAGGAACTCCAGCGGAACGACCTCCTGCGGCGCCTGGAAGATGAACGCCTGGGCAAGCCCGAACAGCAGGGCCGCCCCCGCCGCCCCGATCGGGTTCCAGCGGCCGAAGATCAGGGCCGCCAGCGCGATGAATCCCCTTCCGTTGGTCATCCCCTCCGTGAACGCCGAGAGTATCCCCATCGAGAGGTACACCCCGCCGAGGGCGGCGAGCAGTCCGGAGAGCGCCACCCCGTAGTAACGCATCCGCGTCACGCTCACCCCGGCGGTGTCCACCGCCTCCGGAGCCTCGCCGGTCCCCCGCAGCCGCAGTCCGAAGGGGGTGCGGAAGACCAGCAGGTACGTCAGGGGGACCATCGCGTACATCAGGTAAACCAGCAGGCTCTGGTCGAAGAAGGCCGGTCCCACGACCGGGATCTCCGAGAGCAGGGGGATGGCGACCGGCTCGAAGCCCTGCACCCGTGGCGAGGTGCCCGACTGGTCGAAGACCAGCTCCATCAAAAAACCGGTGCCCCCCAAGGCGAGCAGGTTGATCGCGGTGCCCGAGATGATCTGGTCAGCCTCGAAGGTGATGCTCATGAGGGCGTGGATGAGGGCGAAGGCGAGCCCCGCCCCCAGCGCGCACAGGAGCCCCACCCACGCGCTGCCGGAGTAGAAGGCCCCGGCGACCCCGGCGAAGGCGCTTATGAGCATCAGGCCCTCGAGCCCGATGTTGACCACCCCGCTCCGCTCGCTGAACATCCCGCCCAGGGCCGCGAAGACCAGGGGGGTGGCGTTGCGGACCATCGAGGCCAGGAGGGGGGTGAGACCGCCGAGCAGTTCCTCCATCAGGAGGCCAGCCCCTCGTCCAGACGGGTCCCGGAGGCCAGCTCGCGGGCCCGCTTGCCGAAGATCAGCTCCACCAGCCTGGTGGCGGTGACCAGCAGCAGGATGATGGCCAGGAGCACGTCGGCGAGGTCCAGCGGCACGTCGGTCTCGAACTGCAGCTCCTGCGCCCCGGAGGCCAGCCCGCCGAAGAGCAGCGCCCCCAGCACCACCCCTGCCGGGTGGTTGCGCCCGAGCAGCGCCACCCCGATCCCGTTGAAACCCAGGTTGGAGACGAAGGGGATGGACATCTTGCCGTAGACGCCCATCACCTCCACCCCTCCCCCGAGCCCGGCCATGGCCCCGCCGATGGCCAGCGCGAGAACGGTGCTCGCCCCGATGCTCATCCCGGCGTAGTTGGCCGCCCCCGGCGAGAGCCCCACCGCCCGGAGCCTGAAGCCGAGCGTGGTGCGCCACAGCAGCAGGTAGACGGCCACCGCCGCCAGCAGGGCGATGAGGAGCCCGTAGTTCGCCCTCCCCAGCCCGAGGGTCGGGAGGCGGGCCGCGGGATCTATGAAGTCCGTCCCCGGCACCAGCCCCTCGGTCCGGAAGGGCTTGAGGGCCAGGTAGGTGGCCAGGTTGATGGCCACGAAGTTCAGCATGATCGTCGTGATGACCTCGTGCGCCCCGAAGCGCGCCTTGAGCAGCCCCGGTATCGCACCCCACAGAAAGCCGGTCAGGAAGCAGGCGAGCAGCACGACCGGGATCGCCAGCGGCCCCAGAAAGCCGAGCGAGACACCGAGGATGGCCGCGGTGATGGCCCCGATGTACAGCTGCCCCTCCCCCCCGATGTTGAAGAGCCCGGTCCTGAACGCCACCGCCACCGCGAGCCCGGTGAAGATGAGCGGGGTGGCGTTGAGCAGCGTCCGGCCGATGGCCGCCGGGGAGCCCACCGCCCCCACGATGAGCGCCCGGTAGGCGGCGAGCGGGTTGTTGCCGGTGGTCAGCACGATCACCGCTCCCACCACGAGCGCCAGGGATATGGCGACGAGCGGGAAGACGAGCGCCCCGGTGGCCCTCCCGAGGACTACCCGGAGCCCGGCGCTCACCCACCCCTCCCGGCCATCAGCAGGCCCAGCTCCTCGTCGGTGGCCCCGGGACCGACCTCGCCGACGATCCGCCCGTCAAAGATCACCAGGATCCGGTCGGAGAGCGACCGGATCTCCTCGAGCTCCAGCGAAATCAGGAGTATAGCCTTGCCCTCTTCGCGCTGCCGGAGAAGCTGGCCGTGGATGAACTCTATGGCTCCCACGTCCACCCCGCGGGTGGGCTGGTAGGCGATTATGACCCCCGGGTCGCCGGAGAGCTCACGCGCCAGGATCGCCTTCTGCTGGTTGCCGCCGGAGAGGGCGCGCGCCGGGAGGTCCGGGTCGGGCGGACGCACGTCGAAGGTTCTGAGCACCTCGGCCGCCCGCCGGTGCATGACGGCCGGGCGGAGCCACCCCCACCGCGAGGCGTAGGGCGGCTCGTCGTAGGTCTTGAGCGCGTTGTTCTCGTAGAGGGCGAAGTCCGGCACGAGCCCCTTGGCCATCCGGTCCTCCGGCACGTAGGCCAGCCCGCGCCGCTTGCGGGCCTTGGCCCCGAGCCGGCTCACGTCCTCCCCGTCGAGACGCACGGTCCCGTCCTCCAGGGGCCGGGTCCCGGCGAGCGCCTCGGCGAGTTCAGTCTGCCCGTTGCCGTCGACCCCGGCTATCCCGACTATCTCCCCGCCCCGCACCCGCAGGCTCACCCCGTGCACCGCCACCGCCCCGGTGCCCGAACGGACGACGAGCCCCTCGGCCTCCAGGCGCGCCCCTCCGGGCCTGCTCTCCTCCTTCTCCAGCCGGAGCAGCACCTCCCGGCCGACCATCAGGCGGGCCAGCTCGCGCTCGTCGGTCTCCGCAGCCATCACGGTGTCCACCACCCGCCCGTCGCGGATGATCGTGATCCTGTCGGAGACCCCCAGAAGTTCGCCGAGCTTGTGGGTGATGAGGATCACGGAGAGGCCGGCCGCGACCAGCTCCTTGAGGGTGGAGAACAGATCCTCGGTCTCCTGGGGGGTGAGCACCGCGGTGGGCTCGTCGAGCACCAGGATACGCGCCTCCCGGTAGAGCGCCTTGAGGATCTCCACCCGCTGCTGCTCGCCCACCGACAGCTCCGCCACCCGCGCCCGCGGGTCCACCCGCAGCCCGTAGCGCTCGCACAGCTCCCCGGTCTCCCTTACAGCCCGCCGGAAGTCCACCGCGAGCCCCCGCCGGGGCTCGGCCCCGAGCACGATGTTCTCGGCCACGGTGAGCGGGGGGATGAGGGTGAAGTGCTGATGGACCATCCCTATCCCCCGCTCCACGGCGTCCTTGGGATCCTTTATCTCGACCCGCTCGCCGTCCAGGAAGATCTCACCCGCATCCGGCGAGTAGAGCCCGTAGAGGATCTTCATCAGGGTGGACTTGCCGGCCCCGTTCTCCCCGAGGATCCCGAGCACCTCCCCCTTGCGCAGCGAGATGGAGATGCCGTCGTTGGCCCTCACCGACCCGAAGGTCTTGGTGATCCCCCGCATCTCCAGCACGACGGGGGGCTCCCCGGCCGTGCCGGCCCGTCTCCCGGTTGGTTCCCTCTCGGCCACGGGATCTCTACCCGGCGGGCTCCTCGGGCACCTCTATCTCGCCGCTTATTATCCCCTCGCGGGCCTGATCCACCCGGTCCTTGACCTCCTGGGGGACGAACCGGTCGAACCTGTAGAAGGGCGCGAGGCTGAGCCCCCCGTCTTCGAGGCCGAACTCCTGCACCTCCCCGCCGGGGAACTCACCGTTCCGCGCCGCCTCGATGGTCTGGAAGACCGCGTTGTCCACCCGCTTGACCACCGAGGTCAGGATCGGCGAATCCGGGAAGAGCTTGGCCTGGTCCGAGTCGACGCCGATGGCGAAGATCTTCTGCTCCCGCGCGGCCTCGAAGAGGCCGGCCCCCGTGGCGCCGGAGGCGTGGTAGATGACGTCGGCCCCCTCGTTGATCTGCTGCAGCGCGATCTCCTTGCCCCGCGCCGGGTCGTTGAATGCCTCGGGGGTGGTGCCGGCGTACTGCACCAGCACCTCGCAGTCCGGACAGACCGCCTCCACCCCGGCCTCGTATCCGGCCTGGAACTTGCGGATCAGATCCGACTCCTGACCGCCCAGAAAGCCGACGACCTTGTTCTGCGGGTCGGTGTAGGGGGTCCGCTCCTGGGTCATGAGCCCGGCCACGACCCCGGCCAGGTAGCTCCCCTCCTGCTCCCGGAAGACCAGGCTCGCCACGTTCGGCTGCTCCACCACCGAGTCCACGATGGCGAACTGCGTGTCCGGGAACTGCTGGGAGACCTCGGTCACCGCGTCGGTCATCAAAAAGCCGATGGCGAAGACCGGCCCGTAGCCGGACTCGGCGAGCTGCGTGAGGTTGCTCACGTAGTCGGTCGGGGCGTTGGACTCGAGCACCTCGACCTCAACCCCGAACTCCTCGCCGGCCCGCTTGAGACCCCGGTAGGCCGAGTCGTTGAAGCTCTGGTCGCCGAGCCCCCCGACGTCGGTGACCATCGCGGGACGCACCTCGGCCCCTCCGCCACCACCGTTGCCACCACCGCCCTCCTCGCCGCCCCCTCCGGAGCCGCCGCAGGCCGCTGCGAGGGCTAGTAGCACGGCCAACAACACGACCAGAATGCCGAATCTCTCTACTCGCATGGTTCTCCCGTTCTTCGAGGGTACACCAAAGCCCCGGCGTCCTCCGCCGGCATGATATTCCCGGCCCATGGCCGACGCAACGGAACCATCCTACCCTACTGCAGCAGTTTCTTCAGGCGATCCTCCAGATACCCGGCGCTCACCTGACCCTCGGGCCGGTAGGCCACGGCCTCCCGGCAGAGATGGTAGAGCGCCAAGGTCCGCGAGGGCGAAAGCCGGCGGCCGCCCGCCTGCTCGAGCACCAGGCGCATGAGATCCAGCGCCACCTCGGCCTCGCTCTTGACGGGAGGGTGCTGCTCCGTGCCGGACACCTCGCCATTATACAGTGGGGCCGTGTGCGATCGTATGGTAAACTTTTTCCCGCTTTGCGGGCGGCAGGCGGATCTCTCGGGGATTCCGATGGGAGAGATTAGGCGCGTCTACACCAGATGTCCCCTGTGCGGGCAGGTCTTCCGGGCGGCACACGCGGGGAGCTACATCACGGTGGGGCGCGATTCGGACCTCTGCCCGCGCTTTCCCGGCCGCCGCTTCGACGCGGCGCGCCTGATCCGCAGCGAGATCACCATGTGCCCCCGGTGCTACTTCGCCTCCGCCGAGGACTTCCGGGAGCTGGACCTCACCTTCGACGAGCGCTACGACCTGGAGGAGCGGCTGCGGGAGGACGGGCTGCTCAGGATCTTCCGGGCCAACCAGCCGCCATGGCTGGCCTTCCACGCGGCCGAGATCTGCGGCCAGGAACGGCGCCTCCCGGCCCGAGAGCTGGGCGATCTCTGCCTGCGCGCCTCCTGGGTGTGCCGCAAGGCCGGGGAGCGCGCCTTCGAGAGCACCTTCCAGCTGCGCGCCGTCCGGTACTTCATGCGCGCCCTGGACAACGAGGAGCTCGAGGGCCGGAGGCTCCCGGTGACCACCTACCTGGTCGGTGAACTCAACCGTCGCCTCGGCCACCACCGCGAGGCACTCAACTGGTACGTCAACGCCGAGCGCACCATGCAAGCGGTGGGGAGGATGGCCTGGCTGGACCGCCTCATCTCCCGCCAGAGCAGGCTCGCCCGCGAGCAGGCGGCCTGAGGGGGCGTCCTCAGGCTATGGTCGCCTCCACCGCCCGCGCTCCGGCCGCCCGGTCCGGCACCCAGTAGGCGATCCCGTTTATGTACTGCGGGGTGCCCGGGTAGAGCTCCACCTCCCCTACCCCGAAGATCCACATCCTGAGCGCCAGCCGCGCCGCGGAGACGGGGTTCATGTTGGTATCCACGTTGGTCCAGACGGCCCGGGCCACCAGCGGCAACCGGACGAGCTTCCGCGGCGAGGTGGCCTCCGCGACCAGCGCCCGCAGGAACTCCTGCTGACGTCCGATGCGCCCGATGTCTGCCGTGGGACCGCCCCGGTATCGGACGTAGGCCAGCGCCTCGAAACCGTTCAGCGTCTGTCGCCCGGCGGGGATGGAGACGTAGCGCCCGTCCATGCCGTAAGCGATCGGTTGCTCCACGTCCACGGTGATGCCCCCCAGGGCGTCCACCACCTCCCGCACCGCCTCGAAGTCCACAACCGCGTAGTTTCCTATCCGGACGCCGGTCAGCTCCTCCAGCGTCTCCACCGCAAGCTCCGGTCCGCCGTGGGCCAGCGCCGCGTTCACCTTGTCCTGCCCGACGCCCGGAATCTCCACCAGCGTGTCGCGCGGCACCGCGAGAACCCCTCCCCCCGCCTTCGCCACCACGATGGTGTCCGAGCGGGAGGGCTCGGCACCCCGGGCGTCGCTGCCAAGCAGCACCACCCGGCTGCTCCCCCAAGGCAGGACCACATAGGCAAAAAAGAGCAGAACGAGGATGGCCAGCAGCCCCAGCCCGATCCGCAGAAGGCTCTTCCCGCCCCGGCCCGTCCTGTAGACCTCCATGCCCATGACGACCAACGAGGAATACCACACCGTCGGAGGAATTACACGCCGGACAAGGCCCCTGCCTTTCTCCCTGTGATAGCTCGCCCCGAACGGGAGCGCGGCGGCGGGTATACTGCCGGTGTGGAAGAGCTCGGCACACCGGCCCGCGACGGCGAGCTCGGCGTGGCCTGGGAGGGGCTTGCCGCCTCCTGCGCCCCACCGCTGCGGCGGCTGGGTGGCTTTCTGCTCGTCGGGTTCGCCCTCTTCGCCGCGACGACCACCGCGGTGATCCTCTACTACAACCTCTTCGGCGAGCGGGCCTTCGCGGGTCAGGGGGTCGCCGTGCCGCACGCCGCCTTCTACGCGACCATGGGGTTCAGCGCGGCCGTCGCCGGCGGCGGATACCTCCTCTGGCTCTACCGCAGCCTCCGCTCCTACGCCGCCTTCTCCCGGATACTGCGTGACCGGGGGCTGGATCCCCGGCGCCCGACTCGCGACGGACTCTCCGCCTACTCCGACGAGCAGCTCCTGGCCCTGCGCACCCGCTACGAGCGGGCCCTCCCGGGCTCCCTGAAGGAACGGCTCGCCCGCACCTTCGGCTTCCACGAGGACGACTCCTTCTCCCTGGGCCCCCTCAGCGCCCGGCCCGGAACCTTCGAGATGGGGGTGCTGCGGATGGAGTGGGAGGCCAACCTCCTCCTCCGCTCCGGTGAGCCGCTGCCGGAGATCTCCTGGTGGACCGAGGGCCGGCACCGGCTGCTCCCCCGCAGGCCCAGCGAGCTGTGCCGCCTCCTCTTCGCCCTGCGCTATACCACCGAGTCGGTGCGCGAGCTCAAGCGCCGCTACGGCTACAGGGTCGAGCGCTGGCACAAGACCGTACCCGAGGGGGAGCTCTGGGACGCCGTACGGGACCACGAGGAGGCCCGCCGCATCCAGGCCGCGCTCAATCGTCGCGTCCGCGGCGCCTGAGCACGGCTTTCCCCGCTCATGAGAGTCCCCGACGACCGGCAACGAACCCGGCGAGGGGCTATACTGCCCGATTGAGGAGGGGGCTCATAGGCAACAGAGACCGCCCGGACCGGCGGCGGGGACGGTCCTTCCGCAAACCGGGCTCAGGGGTCCCTGGCGAAAATCCGGATCGCATCGAGTCGGGAGGAGTAAGTGACCGGGCAGAGAACGGATCGCGAACTCGCCGACGTTCCCGAGATGGGCGAGGGGGCCGAGGAGGTGCGCGTCTCCCGGCGCGCCTGGATAGGGCGTTTTCTCGGTCCCCTCCTCGCGGTAGTCGCCTACTTCACCCTGCCCACCGGCCAGGATGGCCTCTCCCAGGCGGGGGTGGCCACGGTCTCCGTCGGGATACTCATGGCGGTGTGGTGGATCACCGAGGCGCTCCCGCTGCCGGCGACCGCCCTGCTGCCGATAGCGCTGTTCCCGTTGCTGGGGGTGGTGGAGATCGGGGAGGCCACGGCCCCGTACGCGAACGACCTGATCTTCCTGTTCATGGGCGGGTTCATGCTCGCGCTCGCCATGCAGCGCTGGGGGCTGCACCGCAGGATCGCGCTCCTGACCGTGCTCGCGGTCGGGACGAGGCCCGTTCGCATGATCGGCGGCTTCATGCTGGCCACCGCCTTCATCAGCATGTGGGTGAGCAACACCGCGACCACGGTGATGATGCTGCCGATCGGCCTGAGCGTCCTGGCGCTAGTGCTCGATCGGGAGGGGGATGCGCCGCAGAGCGAGGAGGCACCCGAAGGCGGACGGACGAGGGCCGAAGAGCTCACCGGACCGGGTGCCTCGAACTTCGCCACCTGTCTAATGCTCGCGATAGCCTACGCCGCCAGCATCGGCTCCCTCTCCACCCTCATCGGCACCCCGCCGAACCTGTTCATGGCCGGCTTCCTCCAGGAGACCTACGACATCTCCATAGGCTTCGGCGAGTGGATGATGGTGGGCCTGCCGCTCGCCGCCGTCTTTCTGGTGCTCGCCTGGCTGGTGCTCACCCGCCTTATCTACCCCCCGGAGATAGACCAGATCTCCGGGGGGCGGGAGCTGATCCGAGGGGAACTCCGCCAGATGGGCCCCGCCAGCAGAGGCGAGAAGGTCGTGCTCGTCGTCTTCGTGCTCACGGCGCTGGCCTGGATCACGCGCGAGCCCCTGACCAACGCCGTCGGCTGGCTCGGAGGCCTCGACGACGCGGGCATCGCGATAATCGCGGCCATCTTGCTGTTCATCATACCCGTCGACTGGAGAAACGGCGTCTTCACGCTGGACTGGGAGACCGCCCGGCAACTGCCCTGGGGCGTCCTCCTGCTGTTCGGCGGGGGGCTGAGCCTGGCCAACGCGGTTACCGAGACCGGCGTGGACGAGTGGATCGGCAGCTTGATTACCGGGCTGCAGTGGATTCCGGTCCTCCTCCTCGTCGTGATCGTCGCCGCCGCGATCCTGCTGCTCACCGAGCTGACGAGCAACACCGCCACGGCGGCGACCTTCCTGCCGATCGTCGCCGGCGCCGCCATCG
The Rubrobacter xylanophilus genome window above contains:
- a CDS encoding ABC transporter permease; its protein translation is MEELLGGLTPLLASMVRNATPLVFAALGGMFSERSGVVNIGLEGLMLISAFAGVAGAFYSGSAWVGLLCALGAGLAFALIHALMSITFEADQIISGTAINLLALGGTGFLMELVFDQSGTSPRVQGFEPVAIPLLSEIPVVGPAFFDQSLLVYLMYAMVPLTYLLVFRTPFGLRLRGTGEAPEAVDTAGVSVTRMRYYGVALSGLLAALGGVYLSMGILSAFTEGMTNGRGFIALAALIFGRWNPIGAAGAALLFGLAQAFIFQAPQEVVPLEFLQMIPYVLTIVVLAGFGGRAVAPAAIGKPYRKE
- a CDS encoding ABC transporter permease, which gives rise to MSAGLRVVLGRATGALVFPLVAISLALVVGAVIVLTTGNNPLAAYRALIVGAVGSPAAIGRTLLNATPLIFTGLAVAVAFRTGLFNIGGEGQLYIGAITAAILGVSLGFLGPLAIPVVLLACFLTGFLWGAIPGLLKARFGAHEVITTIMLNFVAINLATYLALKPFRTEGLVPGTDFIDPAARLPTLGLGRANYGLLIALLAAVAVYLLLWRTTLGFRLRAVGLSPGAANYAGMSIGASTVLALAIGGAMAGLGGGVEVMGVYGKMSIPFVSNLGFNGIGVALLGRNHPAGVVLGALLFGGLASGAQELQFETDVPLDLADVLLAIILLLVTATRLVELIFGKRARELASGTRLDEGLAS
- a CDS encoding ABC transporter ATP-binding protein; this translates as MRGITKTFGSVRANDGISISLRKGEVLGILGENGAGKSTLMKILYGLYSPDAGEIFLDGERVEIKDPKDAVERGIGMVHQHFTLIPPLTVAENIVLGAEPRRGLAVDFRRAVRETGELCERYGLRVDPRARVAELSVGEQQRVEILKALYREARILVLDEPTAVLTPQETEDLFSTLKELVAAGLSVILITHKLGELLGVSDRITIIRDGRVVDTVMAAETDERELARLMVGREVLLRLEKEESRPGGARLEAEGLVVRSGTGAVAVHGVSLRVRGGEIVGIAGVDGNGQTELAEALAGTRPLEDGTVRLDGEDVSRLGAKARKRRGLAYVPEDRMAKGLVPDFALYENNALKTYDEPPYASRWGWLRPAVMHRRAAEVLRTFDVRPPDPDLPARALSGGNQQKAILARELSGDPGVIIAYQPTRGVDVGAIEFIHGQLLRQREEGKAILLISLELEEIRSLSDRILVIFDGRIVGEVGPGATDEELGLLMAGRGG
- a CDS encoding BMP family lipoprotein → MRVERFGILVVLLAVLLALAAACGGSGGGGEEGGGGNGGGGGAEVRPAMVTDVGGLGDQSFNDSAYRGLKRAGEEFGVEVEVLESNAPTDYVSNLTQLAESGYGPVFAIGFLMTDAVTEVSQQFPDTQFAIVDSVVEQPNVASLVFREQEGSYLAGVVAGLMTQERTPYTDPQNKVVGFLGGQESDLIRKFQAGYEAGVEAVCPDCEVLVQYAGTTPEAFNDPARGKEIALQQINEGADVIYHASGATGAGLFEAAREQKIFAIGVDSDQAKLFPDSPILTSVVKRVDNAVFQTIEAARNGEFPGGEVQEFGLEDGGLSLAPFYRFDRFVPQEVKDRVDQAREGIISGEIEVPEEPAG
- a CDS encoding DUF2225 domain-containing protein, which codes for MGEIRRVYTRCPLCGQVFRAAHAGSYITVGRDSDLCPRFPGRRFDAARLIRSEITMCPRCYFASAEDFRELDLTFDERYDLEERLREDGLLRIFRANQPPWLAFHAAEICGQERRLPARELGDLCLRASWVCRKAGERAFESTFQLRAVRYFMRALDNEELEGRRLPVTTYLVGELNRRLGHHREALNWYVNAERTMQAVGRMAWLDRLISRQSRLAREQAA
- a CDS encoding LCP family protein, with translation MGMEVYRTGRGGKSLLRIGLGLLAILVLLFFAYVVLPWGSSRVVLLGSDARGAEPSRSDTIVVAKAGGGVLAVPRDTLVEIPGVGQDKVNAALAHGGPELAVETLEELTGVRIGNYAVVDFEAVREVVDALGGITVDVEQPIAYGMDGRYVSIPAGRQTLNGFEALAYVRYRGGPTADIGRIGRQQEFLRALVAEATSPRKLVRLPLVARAVWTNVDTNMNPVSAARLALRMWIFGVGEVELYPGTPQYINGIAYWVPDRAAGARAVEATIA
- a CDS encoding DASS family sodium-coupled anion symporter, which encodes MGEGAEEVRVSRRAWIGRFLGPLLAVVAYFTLPTGQDGLSQAGVATVSVGILMAVWWITEALPLPATALLPIALFPLLGVVEIGEATAPYANDLIFLFMGGFMLALAMQRWGLHRRIALLTVLAVGTRPVRMIGGFMLATAFISMWVSNTATTVMMLPIGLSVLALVLDREGDAPQSEEAPEGGRTRAEELTGPGASNFATCLMLAIAYAASIGSLSTLIGTPPNLFMAGFLQETYDISIGFGEWMMVGLPLAAVFLVLAWLVLTRLIYPPEIDQISGGRELIRGELRQMGPASRGEKVVLVVFVLTALAWITREPLTNAVGWLGGLDDAGIAIIAAILLFIIPVDWRNGVFTLDWETARQLPWGVLLLFGGGLSLANAVTETGVDEWIGSLITGLQWIPVLLLVVIVAAAILLLTELTSNTATAATFLPIVAGAAIGLDLNPLVFVVPAALAASCAFMMPVATPPNAIVFGSGHITIVQMVRAGIWLNVIGVLLITLAVYTLANWVLGVNLG